A single window of Streptomyces sp. NBC_00464 DNA harbors:
- a CDS encoding SGNH/GDSL hydrolase family protein encodes MATAPGAQAAEGPGGGARRSRWTTSWATAQTAPTATDVVASAGLTQGTFTARVRLSAGGQVRLRYGHAFGTVPVLIGPVTAGGAPVTFGGRRQAWLAAGASLTSDAVGGLRAAEGSLLTVRTELPGPTGPLSFHRNTHASHDVDGVRTTSVFLLTGVEVTGAHGPVIAVLGDSIAEGVGTPDDSDLRWPDQLARRLPGAALADLGISGNRLLLDDARFGPGGQARFDRDVLSLPGLRTVLVHLGVNDLQQPPSQTDPALVLAGYRQLVLRARDAGLRVVGATITPFGGWTRWTPELETVRQQINAAVRTGRVFDAVADFDAAVRDPDHPERMLPAYDSGDGLHPNPSGHAALAAAVDRRHLL; translated from the coding sequence GTGGCGACGGCCCCGGGGGCACAGGCCGCCGAGGGACCGGGCGGCGGTGCGCGCCGCTCGCGCTGGACGACGTCGTGGGCGACCGCGCAGACCGCGCCGACGGCCACCGACGTGGTGGCGAGCGCCGGGCTGACGCAGGGCACGTTCACCGCGCGCGTGCGGCTGTCCGCGGGCGGGCAGGTCCGGCTGCGCTACGGGCACGCCTTCGGCACGGTGCCGGTCCTGATCGGCCCGGTGACCGCGGGCGGCGCCCCCGTGACGTTCGGCGGGCGGCGGCAGGCCTGGCTCGCCGCGGGTGCCTCGCTGACCAGTGACGCGGTCGGGGGCCTGCGGGCCGCCGAGGGCTCCCTGCTGACGGTGCGGACCGAACTGCCGGGCCCCACCGGTCCGTTGTCGTTCCACCGCAACACCCATGCCTCGCACGACGTCGACGGGGTGCGCACCACTTCGGTGTTCCTGCTGACGGGTGTGGAGGTGACGGGCGCGCACGGGCCCGTGATCGCGGTGCTGGGCGACTCCATCGCGGAGGGCGTCGGCACACCCGATGACTCCGATCTGCGCTGGCCCGACCAGCTGGCCAGGCGCCTTCCCGGCGCGGCGCTCGCCGATCTCGGGATCAGCGGCAACCGCCTGCTGCTGGACGACGCCCGGTTCGGGCCGGGCGGACAGGCCCGCTTCGACCGCGATGTGCTGTCCCTGCCCGGACTGCGGACCGTACTGGTCCACCTCGGCGTCAACGACCTCCAGCAGCCGCCGAGCCAGACCGACCCGGCGCTCGTCCTGGCCGGCTACCGGCAACTGGTGCTGCGCGCCCGGGACGCCGGCCTGCGCGTGGTCGGCGCGACCATCACGCCGTTCGGCGGCTGGACCCGCTGGACGCCCGAGCTGGAGACGGTGCGGCAGCAGATCAACGCGGCCGTACGGACCGGCCGGGTCTTCGACGCCGTCGCCGACTTCGACGCCGCCGTGCGCGATCCGGACCACCCGGAGCGGATGCTGCCCGCGTACGACAGCGGCGACGGCCTCCACCCCAACCCTTCCGGCCATGCGGCGCTCGCCGCAGCCGTCGACCGCCGACACCTTCTGTGA
- a CDS encoding right-handed parallel beta-helix repeat-containing protein, translated as MSHALRTTLVAALAVGAPLVFPPPSVAAAAATAYYVSPSGSDTNSGTSAGSPLATIQKAVDLAPTGAVVNLAAGTYKQDVVTKRAGVTITGPANAVVKGAGDARIIQVQHDSTTLNGFTVDGLHGSSTDVSGYRLKLIYVMSTTPGNGVGGLRITGMTLKNAADECLRVRYLVTGADISENTITDCGVADFKFGGGGKNGEGIYLGTAPEQQGANGAPDAAPDISKNNRIHHNTIATRGNECVDVKENSTNNYVEYNDCSQQKDSSSGGLDARGSGNIFRYNTIHDNAGAGIRLGGDTATDGIDTSIYGNTITGNAGGGIKFMRTPQGPVCTNTMSGNTGGDSVGTYGSEYAPTGACPQ; from the coding sequence ATGAGCCACGCACTGCGCACCACCCTCGTCGCCGCGCTCGCCGTCGGCGCCCCGCTCGTCTTCCCCCCGCCGTCGGTGGCCGCTGCCGCCGCCACCGCCTACTACGTGTCGCCGTCCGGCAGCGACACCAACTCCGGTACGTCGGCCGGCTCCCCGCTCGCCACGATCCAGAAGGCCGTCGATCTGGCGCCCACGGGCGCCGTGGTGAACCTCGCCGCCGGCACGTACAAGCAGGATGTCGTGACCAAGCGCGCCGGGGTCACCATCACCGGCCCGGCGAACGCCGTGGTGAAGGGGGCCGGAGACGCCCGGATCATTCAGGTGCAGCACGACTCGACGACGCTGAACGGCTTCACCGTCGACGGGCTGCACGGGTCGTCCACCGATGTGTCGGGGTACCGGCTCAAGCTCATATATGTCATGAGCACGACTCCGGGCAACGGTGTGGGCGGTCTCCGCATCACCGGCATGACCCTGAAGAACGCCGCCGACGAATGCCTGCGCGTGCGCTACCTCGTCACCGGCGCCGACATCTCCGAGAACACCATCACCGACTGCGGCGTCGCCGACTTCAAGTTCGGCGGCGGCGGCAAGAACGGCGAGGGCATCTACCTCGGCACGGCCCCGGAGCAGCAGGGTGCGAACGGCGCTCCGGACGCCGCCCCCGACATCAGCAAGAACAACCGCATCCACCACAACACGATCGCCACCCGCGGCAACGAGTGCGTCGACGTGAAGGAGAACTCGACCAACAACTACGTCGAGTACAACGACTGCAGCCAGCAGAAGGACTCCAGCTCCGGCGGGCTCGACGCGCGCGGCAGCGGCAACATATTCCGCTACAACACCATCCACGACAACGCCGGCGCGGGCATCCGGCTCGGCGGCGACACCGCGACCGACGGCATCGACACCAGCATCTACGGCAACACCATCACCGGAAACGCCGGCGGCGGCATCAAGTTCATGCGCACCCCCCAGGGCCCCGTCTGCACCAACACGATGAGCGGGAACACCGGCGGCGACTCCGTGGGCACGTACGGCAGCGAGTACGCCCCGACCGGCGCGTGCCCCCAGTGA
- a CDS encoding polysaccharide lyase 8 family protein: MRRSPQPSTADTFCEGRTMKPGTTRGTTGTTTRRTVLAGAAALGAAATLPFTLVAGTAHAADPVDDAASLRARWHTLLTGGPGLDLTDPQIAAAVARIGKAATTSAKGLDPTRADGLFPDLTSTTLSNHVTTSFKRLATVATAWAVPGTVQYGDTALRDLLVAGIDWMLANRYGPGHTRFDNDWDWEIGCALALNDATVLLYDALGAERLGRINEAVRSYTPDPNLWRADRQIATGANRVWISTVVAVNAVLRDSGADLVRVRDALSDVEGSGANSVLAFNDASAAAEGTGEGFYSDGSFLQHYKHPYNGGYGKELLNNLSRLLNLLAGTSWTVTDPDLDNVRLWVDEGFDPLLARGDVMASVCGREIARPSKQGHISAQTVIEAVVRLIPSFPGETADRFTSLVKQWIAEDTYRDFLAVTDLASLVAARNVIASSVPARGPLVAHKQHPRMDKAAHHRPSFALGISAYSSRIYNYESIQNENLHAWHLSDGMVLLYTNDLGHYSEDYWPTVDPTRLPGTTVLAGRPADAAGQRTTSTTDWAGGAALPGTTLGAYGMELRAFGSSLQGLKSWFCLDDVIACVGSGITADAGTAETVVENRKLRDPAAALLVNGQAASADTGWSAQLDEVRWLHVAGTGGYIFPAPATLHGLREERTATWREINLKYGTDTSVTRPYLTLWQDHGTAPQGAGYFWLQAPMASAERTKQWSSAPPVKLIADSTAVHAVRRCTDGLLAANFWTAGTAQELASDGPASVLVRPEGKTVTVSLSDPTQLRSSVVLNLAQRNLGVVSADPGITVAPTGTGIRITAATSELHGATLNLTLKRS, translated from the coding sequence ATGCGGCGCTCGCCGCAGCCGTCGACCGCCGACACCTTCTGTGAGGGCCGCACCATGAAGCCAGGCACCACCCGAGGCACCACCGGCACCACCACCCGCCGTACCGTCCTCGCCGGTGCGGCAGCACTCGGCGCGGCCGCCACCCTGCCGTTCACGCTCGTGGCGGGGACCGCGCACGCCGCGGACCCGGTCGACGACGCGGCCTCGCTGCGCGCCCGGTGGCACACCCTGCTCACCGGCGGCCCCGGCCTCGACCTCACCGACCCGCAGATCGCCGCGGCCGTGGCGAGGATCGGGAAGGCCGCGACGACGTCCGCGAAGGGCCTGGACCCGACCCGTGCCGACGGGCTGTTCCCCGACCTGACCAGCACCACGCTCTCCAACCACGTCACGACGTCGTTCAAGCGGCTCGCGACGGTCGCGACCGCGTGGGCCGTACCCGGCACCGTCCAGTACGGCGACACCGCACTGCGGGACCTGCTCGTGGCGGGCATCGACTGGATGCTGGCCAACCGTTACGGACCCGGGCACACCCGGTTCGACAACGACTGGGACTGGGAGATCGGCTGCGCGCTCGCGCTCAACGACGCGACCGTACTGCTGTACGACGCGCTCGGGGCGGAGCGGCTCGGCCGGATCAACGAGGCCGTCCGGAGCTACACACCCGACCCCAACCTCTGGCGCGCCGACCGGCAGATCGCGACCGGCGCCAACCGGGTGTGGATCTCCACCGTCGTCGCCGTGAACGCGGTGCTCCGCGACAGCGGCGCCGACCTCGTCCGGGTCCGTGACGCTCTTTCGGACGTCGAGGGTTCGGGCGCCAACAGCGTCCTCGCCTTCAACGACGCGAGCGCGGCGGCCGAGGGCACAGGAGAGGGCTTCTACTCGGACGGCTCGTTCCTCCAGCACTACAAGCACCCGTACAACGGTGGCTACGGCAAGGAGTTGCTGAACAACCTCTCCCGTCTCCTGAACCTCCTCGCGGGCACGTCGTGGACGGTCACCGATCCCGATCTCGACAACGTCCGGCTCTGGGTCGACGAGGGCTTCGACCCGCTGCTGGCGCGCGGCGATGTGATGGCGTCGGTCTGCGGGCGTGAGATCGCCCGCCCGAGCAAGCAGGGCCACATCTCGGCGCAGACGGTCATCGAGGCGGTGGTGCGGCTGATCCCGAGCTTCCCCGGAGAGACCGCCGACCGGTTCACGTCCCTGGTCAAGCAGTGGATCGCCGAGGACACCTACCGCGACTTCCTCGCCGTGACCGACCTCGCCTCGCTCGTCGCGGCCCGCAACGTCATCGCGTCGTCGGTACCCGCCCGCGGTCCGCTGGTCGCCCACAAGCAGCACCCCCGGATGGACAAGGCGGCCCACCACCGGCCCTCGTTCGCGCTCGGCATCTCCGCCTACTCGTCCAGGATCTACAACTACGAGTCGATCCAGAACGAGAACCTGCACGCCTGGCACCTCTCCGACGGCATGGTGCTCCTCTACACCAATGACCTCGGCCACTACAGCGAGGACTACTGGCCCACGGTCGACCCCACCCGGCTGCCCGGCACCACCGTCCTCGCGGGCCGGCCCGCCGACGCGGCGGGGCAGCGCACCACCAGCACCACCGACTGGGCGGGCGGCGCCGCACTGCCGGGGACGACGCTCGGCGCGTACGGGATGGAGCTGCGGGCGTTCGGCAGTTCGCTCCAGGGCCTCAAGAGCTGGTTCTGCCTGGACGACGTCATCGCCTGCGTCGGCTCCGGCATCACGGCCGACGCGGGTACGGCCGAGACCGTGGTGGAGAACCGGAAGCTGCGGGACCCGGCGGCGGCCCTGCTCGTCAACGGCCAGGCGGCGTCGGCGGACACCGGCTGGTCCGCGCAGCTGGACGAGGTGCGCTGGCTGCATGTCGCCGGGACGGGCGGCTACATCTTCCCGGCCCCCGCCACGCTGCACGGTCTGCGTGAGGAACGGACCGCGACCTGGCGCGAGATCAACCTCAAGTACGGCACGGACACCTCCGTCACCCGCCCGTATCTGACGCTGTGGCAGGACCACGGGACCGCACCGCAGGGGGCGGGCTACTTCTGGCTGCAGGCGCCGATGGCCTCCGCCGAGCGTACGAAGCAGTGGTCGTCCGCGCCCCCGGTGAAGCTCATCGCCGACTCCACCGCCGTGCACGCGGTACGCCGCTGCACGGACGGGCTGCTCGCCGCGAACTTCTGGACCGCGGGCACCGCGCAGGAGCTCGCCTCGGACGGACCGGCCTCGGTCCTGGTCCGGCCGGAGGGCAAGACGGTGACCGTTTCGCTGTCCGACCCGACCCAGCTGCGGTCCTCCGTGGTGCTGAACCTGGCCCAGCGCAATCTGGGCGTCGTCTCGGCCGACCCGGGCATCACGGTGGCTCCGACCGGCACCGGCATCCGTATCACCGCCGCCACATCCGAACTCCACGGTGCAACCCTCAACCTCACTCTGAAGAGGAGCTAG
- a CDS encoding heparinase II/III domain-containing protein, whose amino-acid sequence MAALRRIARERGGWWHAYVCPAHGVELDHGDVLAGVFPEGGARCAYGCRVDNEAVRGAWLVLSHQAWARHLRVLAHRGERDEAVARLVEYTALYEELATAQHGEAQGWMLRGRLFHQALTDAIWAVNIGHTVLTLAEHGTDDLSGVLPLLDSLERAALDARTVLIGKGQLASNYTAWLNAAGAAAGRGAAAVRGQEWGGSKEWLEGDSGLYAHLRVAVAEDGWEWEGSTYYHGFVLRAALLALRGTDPAALPSDVVGVLAGMTDVLAAIATPGGILPALHDGPYLRAPLALEWLELVALAQQLVPSPALAAVAGRSRAELGASDDGLDRELGGWFTGPPLPERPASGALTLFGTAGYAVLRVAGIHALLDFGPHGGSHGHRDKLSLYLYGDTTPWQPDPGQVPYAHAEFRDLYASTEAHPAFRVDGLEQAECAGALLGSDDRSVTAEVTTAYEGVRGVRRIVAGDSYLVDLLTVTATESRHITAQLRPGTALDVQVQAAGAARTTWYGDETLHGWHTHRADVPVRPVGRPGPGPADDPQRVRTRVDFTADTDRVTFASVYQAASAGPAVTDVRLDGDGLTVCLADGGTARFRTED is encoded by the coding sequence CCCCGCGCACGGGGTGGAGCTGGACCACGGCGATGTGCTCGCCGGGGTGTTCCCGGAGGGCGGTGCGCGCTGTGCGTACGGCTGCCGGGTGGACAACGAGGCGGTGCGCGGTGCCTGGCTGGTGCTGTCGCACCAGGCGTGGGCGCGGCATCTTCGGGTGCTCGCCCACCGCGGGGAGCGTGACGAGGCGGTGGCCCGCCTCGTCGAGTACACCGCTCTGTACGAGGAGTTGGCCACCGCGCAGCACGGTGAGGCACAGGGCTGGATGCTGCGCGGCCGGCTCTTCCACCAGGCGCTGACCGACGCGATCTGGGCGGTGAACATCGGGCACACCGTGCTGACGCTCGCCGAGCACGGCACGGATGATCTGTCCGGTGTGCTGCCGCTGCTGGACTCCTTGGAGCGGGCGGCACTCGACGCCCGCACCGTATTGATCGGCAAGGGCCAGCTCGCCTCCAACTACACCGCGTGGCTCAACGCCGCGGGCGCCGCCGCCGGGCGTGGCGCCGCGGCGGTGCGCGGGCAGGAGTGGGGCGGTTCGAAGGAGTGGCTGGAGGGCGACAGCGGGCTGTACGCGCATCTGCGGGTCGCGGTCGCCGAGGACGGCTGGGAGTGGGAGGGCAGCACCTACTACCACGGGTTCGTGCTGCGGGCGGCGCTGCTGGCGCTGCGGGGCACCGATCCGGCAGCTCTCCCGTCGGATGTGGTGGGTGTGCTGGCCGGGATGACGGACGTGCTGGCGGCGATCGCCACGCCGGGCGGCATCCTGCCCGCGCTGCACGACGGTCCGTATCTGCGTGCCCCGCTGGCCCTGGAGTGGCTCGAACTGGTGGCTCTTGCACAGCAGTTGGTTCCTTCACCCGCGCTGGCAGCGGTGGCCGGGCGGTCCCGGGCCGAGCTGGGCGCGAGCGACGACGGGCTGGACCGGGAACTGGGCGGCTGGTTCACCGGCCCGCCGCTGCCCGAGCGCCCGGCGTCCGGCGCGCTCACCCTGTTCGGCACGGCCGGCTATGCGGTGCTGCGGGTCGCCGGCATTCACGCACTGCTCGACTTCGGTCCGCACGGCGGTTCGCACGGTCACCGGGACAAGCTGTCTCTCTATCTCTACGGCGACACCACTCCGTGGCAGCCCGATCCCGGCCAGGTGCCCTACGCCCACGCCGAGTTCCGTGATCTGTACGCGTCGACCGAGGCCCATCCGGCGTTCCGGGTGGACGGCCTCGAACAGGCGGAGTGCGCGGGAGCCCTGCTCGGCTCGGACGACCGGTCCGTCACCGCAGAGGTGACCACGGCGTACGAGGGCGTGCGCGGGGTCCGGCGGATCGTGGCGGGCGACAGCTATCTGGTGGACCTGCTGACCGTGACGGCCACGGAGTCCCGGCACATCACCGCCCAGTTGCGCCCCGGCACCGCACTGGACGTGCAGGTGCAGGCGGCGGGCGCGGCCCGCACCACCTGGTACGGCGACGAGACGCTGCACGGCTGGCACACGCACCGGGCCGATGTGCCGGTGCGCCCGGTGGGCCGGCCCGGCCCGGGGCCGGCCGACGACCCGCAACGCGTGCGGACCCGGGTGGACTTCACCGCCGACACCGACCGGGTCACGTTCGCCTCGGTCTACCAGGCGGCATCGGCCGGTCCCGCGGTCACCGACGTACGCCTGGACGGCGACGGGCTGACGGTCTGCCTGGCCGACGGCGGCACCGCACGGTTCCGGACGGAGGACTGA
- a CDS encoding acetylxylan esterase, with amino-acid sequence MLFDMPLDRLRDYRPEPEEPADFDAFWEKTLTESARHGLDAEFVPYDAGFTTVDVFDVTFRGWGGQPVKAWLMLPRERSGPLPAVVQYIGYNGGRGIPYSWLTWSALGYAHLVMDNRGQGGGGKNTADTMDIGPEGNGSSSPGFLTRGIEDPYRHYYRRLITDAVRAVDAAKAHDAVDASRVAVLGGSQGGGLALAVAGLRDDVVAAVADVPFLCHYRRASQITDTGPYAEIARWLSGHRFRIDEAMETLSYFDGVNFAARATAPAWFSVGLMDKTCPSSTVFAAYHRYAGPAQIEVFTYNGHEGGAEYDLPRKLAALRGAFGQ; translated from the coding sequence TTGCTGTTCGACATGCCTCTGGACCGGCTGCGCGACTACCGGCCGGAGCCCGAGGAGCCGGCCGACTTCGACGCCTTCTGGGAGAAGACGCTCACGGAGAGCGCCCGCCACGGCCTGGACGCCGAGTTCGTTCCGTACGACGCCGGATTCACCACCGTCGACGTGTTCGACGTGACGTTCCGCGGCTGGGGCGGCCAGCCGGTGAAGGCGTGGCTGATGCTCCCCCGGGAACGCTCGGGTCCGCTGCCCGCTGTCGTGCAGTACATCGGGTACAACGGCGGCCGCGGCATCCCCTACTCCTGGCTCACCTGGAGCGCCCTGGGCTACGCCCATCTGGTGATGGACAACCGCGGGCAGGGAGGTGGCGGCAAGAACACCGCCGACACCATGGACATCGGTCCCGAGGGGAACGGCTCCTCCTCCCCCGGCTTCCTGACCCGGGGCATCGAGGACCCGTACCGGCACTACTACCGCCGGCTGATCACGGACGCCGTGCGGGCCGTCGACGCGGCGAAGGCCCATGACGCGGTGGACGCCTCGCGGGTCGCGGTGCTCGGCGGCAGTCAGGGCGGCGGCCTCGCGCTCGCCGTGGCGGGGCTGCGGGACGACGTCGTGGCGGCCGTCGCCGATGTGCCGTTCCTCTGCCACTACCGGCGTGCCTCACAGATCACGGACACGGGTCCGTACGCGGAGATCGCCCGCTGGCTGTCCGGGCACCGCTTCCGGATCGACGAGGCGATGGAGACCCTGTCGTACTTCGACGGTGTCAACTTCGCGGCGCGGGCGACCGCTCCGGCGTGGTTCTCGGTGGGGCTGATGGACAAGACCTGTCCGTCGTCCACGGTGTTCGCCGCCTACCACCGCTACGCCGGTCCGGCGCAGATCGAGGTGTTCACGTACAACGGGCACGAGGGCGGGGCGGAGTACGACCTGCCCCGCAAGCTCGCCGCCCTGCGCGGCGCGTTCGGTCAGTAG
- a CDS encoding DUF624 domain-containing protein: MQATLSSGWPTLLRRLEFVAYPAAAGAAFALLSLGVVTWLPALAAMAHGLQRWRAEGDSRCFVHTFTSFPRYWRALWRHSLVSTVAGGVLAANIVHLLGRSEPWTFVLLAAQVGIAAALVIHHVAFAAEAGREPGGTVRGWTRGALALGFGSAARGTALLGAVVSAVLLSLVVPLGPLLLGPSIPVLLALSFADPRRHTP; encoded by the coding sequence ATGCAGGCAACTCTCTCGTCCGGCTGGCCGACGCTGCTGCGGCGGCTGGAGTTCGTGGCCTACCCGGCCGCGGCCGGAGCCGCGTTCGCCCTGCTGTCGCTGGGGGTCGTGACCTGGCTTCCCGCCCTCGCCGCGATGGCGCACGGGCTCCAGCGGTGGCGGGCCGAGGGGGACAGCCGCTGCTTCGTCCACACCTTCACATCCTTCCCCCGTTACTGGCGCGCCCTGTGGCGGCACTCCCTCGTGTCCACGGTGGCCGGGGGCGTGCTGGCCGCCAACATCGTCCATCTGCTCGGCCGTTCGGAGCCGTGGACCTTCGTCCTGCTGGCTGCCCAGGTGGGCATCGCGGCGGCCCTGGTCATCCACCATGTGGCGTTCGCGGCCGAGGCCGGCCGGGAGCCGGGCGGCACCGTCCGCGGCTGGACCCGGGGCGCGCTGGCGCTCGGATTCGGTTCGGCCGCCCGGGGCACCGCCCTGCTCGGTGCGGTGGTCTCCGCCGTGCTCCTCTCCCTCGTCGTACCGCTGGGGCCACTGCTTCTCGGCCCGAGCATTCCCGTACTGCTCGCTCTGTCCTTCGCTGATCCCAGGAGGCACACCCCATGA